In a genomic window of Roseiflexus castenholzii DSM 13941:
- a CDS encoding ABC transporter ATP-binding protein, which produces MMTEHASDAPILLEVRNLKKHFPIKRGWFSRTVGYVRAVDGVSFFVREGETLGLVGESGCGKTTTGRLVLRAMPPTEGDIWFRDREQGRVNIPAIDSSALKRLRRNMQMIFQDPYSSLNPRMTLLEIVGEPLLVHGVAKGVELKDRVAEMLRVVGLRTEYMNRYPHAFSGGQRQRIGIARALALNPQLIVCDEPVSALDVSIQAQILNLLQDLQQQFRLTYLFVAHDLSVVEHISDRIAVMYVGKIVESAPTPRLYTMPRHPYTEALLSAVPKPDPRRRTTPIVLEGEVADPAHPPPGCAFHPRCRYRIERCAVETPELREIAPDHFVSCHRAEELALQGVAPLTRALVH; this is translated from the coding sequence ATGATGACTGAGCATGCGAGCGATGCTCCGATCCTTCTGGAGGTTCGCAACCTCAAGAAGCACTTTCCCATCAAGCGCGGCTGGTTTTCGCGCACCGTCGGGTACGTTAGGGCGGTGGACGGCGTCAGTTTCTTCGTGCGCGAGGGTGAAACTCTGGGTCTGGTCGGTGAAAGCGGTTGCGGCAAGACGACCACCGGGCGGCTGGTGTTGCGCGCGATGCCGCCGACCGAAGGCGACATCTGGTTCCGTGATCGCGAGCAGGGTCGGGTCAATATTCCCGCCATCGATTCCAGCGCCCTCAAACGGTTGCGCCGCAACATGCAGATGATCTTTCAGGACCCCTACTCGTCGCTCAACCCGCGCATGACGTTACTCGAGATCGTTGGCGAGCCGTTGCTGGTCCATGGTGTGGCAAAGGGCGTCGAATTGAAGGATCGCGTTGCCGAAATGCTGCGCGTCGTCGGGTTGCGCACCGAATACATGAACCGCTACCCACACGCCTTTTCCGGCGGGCAGCGGCAGCGGATCGGCATTGCCCGCGCGCTGGCGCTCAACCCGCAGTTGATCGTGTGTGATGAGCCGGTGTCGGCGCTCGATGTGTCGATTCAGGCGCAGATTCTGAATCTGCTCCAGGATTTGCAGCAGCAGTTTCGCCTGACATACCTGTTTGTCGCACACGACCTGAGTGTGGTCGAGCATATTAGTGATCGCATTGCGGTGATGTATGTCGGCAAGATCGTCGAGAGCGCGCCGACTCCCCGTCTCTACACTATGCCACGCCATCCCTACACCGAGGCGTTGCTCTCCGCAGTGCCCAAGCCCGATCCCCGCCGCCGCACCACGCCAATCGTTCTGGAAGGTGAAGTGGCGGATCCTGCCCATCCACCGCCAGGCTGCGCTTTCCATCCTCGCTGCCGCTACCGGATCGAGCGGTGCGCGGTTGAAACACCGGAATTGCGCGAGATTGCGCCCGATCATTTCGTCAGTTGCCATCGCGCCGAAGAACTGGCATTGCAGGGCGTTGCGCCATTGACGCGAGCGTTGGTCCATTGA
- a CDS encoding LacI family DNA-binding transcriptional regulator gives MAVTLADVARRAGVSLATASRVLNGSARAVSDDMRARVTAAARELNYVPNAHAQALVRATTHTVGVIVHDVSDPYFAEILRGIQRSAADAGRLMIVCNTFREPQRELEYVHLLQMQRVEAIILAGSGLDDRAYCRALTESLDSFASLGGRVAVIGRHNIAADAVVPDNVGGARALARYLFDLGHRSFGVIDGPSLLTTSRDRRNGFVQALTASGIDLPPEAIVSGDFTRDGGARAAITLLERFPSITALFALNDVMAIGALAALRERGIAAPDQVSLVGFDDIPIAADVTPALTTVRVPMSQLGAEALTLALSNEETLRTVHLPTEIVVRQSTAPPSAASSG, from the coding sequence ATGGCAGTCACACTTGCTGATGTCGCCCGTCGCGCCGGCGTTTCGCTGGCAACGGCGTCGCGTGTGCTCAACGGCAGCGCGCGCGCCGTCAGCGACGATATGCGGGCGCGCGTCACCGCCGCCGCGCGCGAACTGAACTATGTGCCGAATGCGCACGCACAGGCGCTGGTTCGCGCCACCACGCACACCGTTGGCGTGATTGTGCACGATGTCAGCGACCCGTACTTTGCCGAGATTCTCCGTGGCATTCAGCGTAGCGCCGCCGACGCCGGACGATTGATGATCGTCTGCAACACGTTCCGCGAACCGCAACGGGAACTGGAATATGTCCATCTATTGCAGATGCAGCGCGTCGAGGCGATCATCCTGGCAGGCAGCGGTCTCGATGATCGCGCCTATTGCCGGGCATTGACCGAGAGTCTCGACTCGTTTGCGTCGCTTGGCGGGCGGGTGGCGGTCATCGGTCGTCACAACATCGCTGCCGACGCGGTCGTTCCCGATAATGTCGGCGGGGCGCGGGCGCTAGCGCGCTACCTGTTCGACCTGGGGCATCGCTCCTTCGGGGTGATCGATGGTCCTTCCCTGCTGACAACCAGCCGCGACCGGCGCAACGGGTTCGTGCAAGCGCTTACAGCAAGCGGAATCGATCTGCCGCCTGAAGCGATTGTATCGGGCGATTTTACGCGCGATGGCGGCGCTCGTGCGGCGATTACGCTGCTGGAGCGTTTCCCATCAATCACGGCGCTCTTTGCTCTGAATGACGTTATGGCAATCGGTGCGCTGGCCGCGCTGCGTGAACGTGGCATCGCGGCGCCCGATCAGGTGTCGCTCGTCGGTTTCGATGATATTCCAATCGCCGCCGATGTCACTCCGGCGTTGACTACCGTGCGTGTGCCGATGAGTCAACTCGGCGCGGAAGCGTTGACGCTGGCCCTCTCGAATGAAGAGACGCTGCGCACCGTCCATCTGCCGACCGAGATCGTCGTCCGCCAGAGTACGGCGCCGCCTTCTGCGGCGTCATCAGGATAG
- a CDS encoding Gfo/Idh/MocA family protein, translating to MAILPVGIIMNGVTGRMGTNQHLVRSIVAIRQAGGVPLPNGDFLMPDPILVGRNEQKVRSLAETYDIARWSTDLDACLANPSDIIYFDAQTTQHRAESIRAAIAAGKHIYCEKPSAATLDDAIDLARRAKAAGVRNGVVQDKLFLPGMLKLKRLVESGFFGRILSVRGEFGYWVFEGDWQPAQRPSWNYRKEEGGGIIVDMLCHWRYVLDNLFAPVRAVMCLGATHIPERVDEHGRRYAVTADDAAYATFELEGGIIAQMNSSWCVRVYRDDLFVLQVDGTHGSAVAGLRDCRIQPRVATPRPLWNPDLPNPIDFRAGWQMMPDNETFDNAFRVQWELFLRHVAGEGPFRWNLLEGAKGVQLAELGLRSWQERRWIDIPPLNG from the coding sequence ATGGCGATCCTTCCCGTCGGTATCATTATGAATGGCGTCACCGGGCGTATGGGAACCAATCAACATCTTGTGCGCTCGATTGTCGCTATTCGACAGGCGGGCGGCGTACCCCTTCCCAATGGCGATTTCCTCATGCCCGATCCGATCCTGGTCGGGCGCAATGAGCAGAAGGTGCGCTCGCTGGCGGAAACCTATGACATCGCGCGCTGGAGCACAGATCTCGATGCCTGCCTCGCCAATCCATCCGATATCATCTACTTCGATGCGCAGACGACGCAGCACCGCGCGGAAAGTATACGCGCCGCCATTGCCGCCGGCAAGCATATTTACTGCGAAAAACCGTCGGCGGCGACGCTGGACGACGCCATCGATCTGGCGCGCCGCGCGAAAGCGGCTGGCGTGCGGAACGGCGTTGTGCAGGATAAACTCTTCCTCCCCGGTATGCTGAAACTCAAGCGCCTGGTGGAAAGCGGTTTCTTCGGCAGAATTCTTTCGGTGCGCGGCGAGTTTGGCTATTGGGTCTTCGAGGGTGACTGGCAACCGGCGCAGCGCCCGTCCTGGAATTATCGCAAGGAAGAAGGCGGCGGCATTATCGTCGATATGCTCTGCCACTGGCGCTATGTGCTCGATAATCTGTTTGCGCCCGTGCGCGCGGTCATGTGTCTGGGCGCCACGCATATTCCCGAACGGGTGGATGAGCATGGGCGCCGGTATGCCGTGACCGCCGATGATGCGGCGTATGCGACATTCGAACTTGAAGGCGGCATTATTGCTCAGATGAATTCTTCCTGGTGCGTGCGCGTCTATCGGGACGATCTGTTTGTGCTTCAGGTGGATGGCACGCATGGCAGCGCCGTCGCCGGTTTGCGCGATTGTCGCATTCAACCGCGCGTTGCGACGCCGCGCCCCCTTTGGAACCCCGATCTGCCCAACCCGATCGACTTTCGCGCCGGATGGCAGATGATGCCCGATAATGAGACCTTCGACAACGCTTTTCGCGTGCAATGGGAATTGTTCCTGCGTCACGTCGCCGGCGAAGGACCATTCCGCTGGAATCTGCTCGAAGGCGCGAAGGGCGTGCAGCTTGCCGAATTGGGTCTGCGCTCCTGGCAGGAACGTCGCTGGATCGACATCCCGCCGCTCAATGGATGA